One Methanohalophilus mahii DSM 5219 genomic window carries:
- a CDS encoding bifunctional fructose-bisphosphatase/inositol-phosphate phosphatase encodes MQSIQSLLEVCNHASKEANKSIKDLVGKRKAYKFVYMGADGTRTRLIDDRAEKAIFEVLKSYGNCRILSEEYGEYIPDKKPEITFVIDPLDGTYNAAHGIPFYSTSIAVGNADLSSIYFGYVKNLCTGDIYHAYKGKGAYLNGKPINTSNRKLLKNFSVSLYGYHNNVEDTLELSRKVRRVRILGSVALELCYVACGKLDAFVDIRNSLRLIDVAAGKLILEETNGKVTNGKGTELYLQDSVVNRLSLIASNGHAHRDILNFVGRKDESK; translated from the coding sequence ATGCAATCGATACAAAGTCTTCTTGAAGTTTGCAATCATGCTTCAAAAGAGGCTAACAAGTCCATTAAAGACCTTGTCGGAAAAAGAAAAGCATACAAATTTGTCTATATGGGAGCAGACGGGACCCGTACAAGGCTGATCGATGACAGGGCTGAAAAGGCAATTTTTGAAGTGTTAAAAAGTTATGGCAATTGTCGCATCCTCAGCGAAGAGTATGGGGAATACATTCCTGATAAAAAGCCTGAAATCACTTTTGTAATTGACCCTCTTGACGGCACATATAATGCAGCCCATGGAATCCCGTTTTATTCAACTTCCATTGCTGTTGGCAATGCAGACCTTTCTTCTATCTACTTTGGATATGTCAAAAATCTCTGCACGGGTGATATATACCATGCATATAAGGGAAAAGGCGCATATCTAAATGGAAAACCGATAAATACATCCAACCGAAAACTGTTAAAAAATTTCAGTGTCAGCCTTTATGGTTACCATAATAATGTAGAAGATACCCTGGAGCTTTCCAGAAAAGTAAGAAGGGTTCGAATACTGGGAAGTGTGGCCCTGGAACTGTGCTATGTTGCCTGCGGCAAACTTGATGCTTTTGTAGATATCAGGAATTCACTGAGACTCATTGATGTTGCCGCAGGAAAACTTATCCTTGAGGAAACAAATGGAAAAGTAACCAACGGAAAAGGTACAGAGTTATACCTTCAGGACAGTGTTGTAAACAGGCTTTCCTTGATAGCATCAAACGGACATGCCCACAGGGACATACTTAATTTTGTGGGGAGAAAAGATGAAAGTAAATAA
- a CDS encoding NAD(+)/NADH kinase: MKVNKIGIISKYDSPKALKMVETIVKRFTSQIQIVLDEESFDMLNLPETERLPVEKMEKAGVNLIISIGGDGTVLRSISRMDDPLPLMGINMGMLGFLVDVMPDEAIPTIEKVLEGFEYTERCRIAVNLNGKELPCATNEVVLTTARPAKILTFRVTVDECMIEEFRSDGVVIATPTGSTAYAMSAGGPILDPRVNATLIVPLAPFKLSARPWVVPSDRPIKVEITIPEKEAAVVIDGQHTYTMKKEDAIHLTKAKNPARFVVTERSGFYEKVQSKLR; this comes from the coding sequence ATGAAAGTAAATAAAATCGGTATAATCTCCAAATATGATAGCCCAAAAGCCCTGAAAATGGTTGAGACTATTGTGAAAAGGTTCACTTCACAAATCCAAATTGTGCTGGACGAAGAATCTTTTGATATGCTAAATCTTCCTGAAACAGAACGACTGCCTGTGGAAAAAATGGAAAAAGCAGGTGTCAACCTGATAATTTCAATTGGAGGAGACGGGACAGTTCTGCGCAGCATATCCAGGATGGATGATCCACTGCCACTTATGGGAATTAACATGGGCATGCTGGGTTTCCTTGTAGATGTGATGCCTGATGAGGCAATTCCTACAATCGAGAAAGTACTGGAAGGATTCGAATACACCGAACGTTGTCGTATTGCAGTCAACCTTAACGGAAAAGAATTACCCTGTGCCACCAATGAAGTTGTACTGACCACAGCCAGACCTGCCAAAATACTGACATTTCGGGTGACTGTTGACGAATGTATGATAGAAGAATTCAGATCAGACGGAGTAGTAATCGCAACCCCCACAGGTTCCACAGCCTATGCTATGAGTGCAGGGGGACCTATTCTGGACCCCAGGGTCAATGCTACCCTTATAGTCCCTCTCGCACCCTTCAAACTTTCAGCCCGGCCCTGGGTGGTACCTTCTGACAGACCCATAAAGGTCGAAATAACTATTCCGGAAAAGGAAGCTGCTGTTGTTATTGATGGACAGCATACTTACACAATGAAAAAAGAAGATGCCATTCATCTTACAAAAGCAAAAAATCCTGCTCGTTTTGTAGTGACTGAACGTAGTGGTTTCTATGAAAAAGTACAGTCAAAACTTCGATGA
- a CDS encoding homocitrate synthase family protein — translation MAPNKEYSRNEMMDFIDIEPLDIEICDVTLRDGEQTPGVAFTKEEKIDLANELDAIGVEVIEAGFPVVSSSEKETVKEISNMGLNAKTCCLARSIIGDVDVAIDCDVDIVSIFIALSDLHLKHKYHRSCSDVLSCSMEAVEYAKDHGLQVRFAAEDATRTPIPTLQHAFQEAEKYNVDYVSIADTIGILNPSTTKYLVEKVKEKVHTPICIHCHNDIGLATANTLAAAEAGAKQLHTTVNGIGERAGNAPLEEILVALRVQYGIENYDITHLNGLARKVEDYSGLTTPVNKAIVGKHAFTHESGIHVMAILEEPRTYELFSPEMVGGVRNLIVGKHTGLKALKGIIKDMRISLEHEELCALMEKVKNCTEIKRGISRPRLEEMIDDIRSCKRDDE, via the coding sequence ATGGCTCCAAATAAAGAGTATTCCAGAAATGAAATGATGGATTTTATTGATATCGAACCTCTTGACATAGAGATATGTGATGTTACCCTCAGGGACGGCGAACAAACCCCTGGTGTTGCATTTACCAAAGAAGAAAAAATTGACCTGGCAAATGAACTGGATGCAATTGGTGTCGAGGTTATTGAAGCCGGATTCCCTGTCGTTTCTTCTTCTGAAAAAGAAACAGTTAAGGAAATTAGCAATATGGGCCTGAATGCAAAAACGTGTTGCCTGGCCCGATCCATCATAGGGGATGTGGATGTTGCTATTGATTGTGATGTTGATATAGTAAGCATATTTATAGCTCTTTCAGACCTTCACTTAAAACACAAATACCACCGCTCCTGCAGCGATGTACTTAGTTGCTCGATGGAAGCAGTAGAGTATGCAAAAGACCATGGACTCCAAGTAAGGTTTGCCGCAGAGGATGCCACTCGTACACCCATACCCACCCTGCAACACGCATTCCAGGAAGCGGAAAAATACAATGTTGATTATGTGAGCATCGCTGATACCATCGGAATATTAAATCCTTCTACTACCAAATACCTGGTTGAAAAGGTAAAAGAAAAGGTACATACACCCATATGCATTCACTGTCACAATGATATCGGACTTGCCACTGCAAATACTTTAGCAGCAGCCGAAGCAGGGGCAAAGCAACTTCATACCACCGTAAACGGTATCGGAGAAAGAGCGGGAAACGCTCCTCTTGAAGAAATACTTGTAGCCCTTCGTGTCCAGTACGGAATCGAAAACTACGATATCACACATCTTAACGGCCTTGCAAGGAAAGTTGAAGATTATTCCGGCCTGACGACCCCCGTAAATAAAGCTATTGTGGGCAAACATGCCTTCACGCATGAATCCGGGATACACGTGATGGCAATCCTGGAAGAGCCGCGGACTTACGAACTCTTTTCCCCGGAGATGGTTGGCGGGGTCCGAAACCTCATAGTAGGTAAGCATACAGGCTTGAAGGCCTTAAAAGGGATAATTAAGGACATGAGAATTTCCCTTGAACACGAAGAATTATGTGCATTAATGGAAAAAGTAAAGAATTGTACAGAAATCAAACGTGGAATCTCAAGACCACGTCTGGAAGAAATGATCGATGATATTAGGTCCTGTAAAAGAGATGATGAATAA
- a CDS encoding TIGR00288 family NYN domain-containing protein: MQNVKTGFSSIVKYLSTKKEVGRRSIGLLVDGPNVLRKEFDVNLEEIRDVLKEYGNVKIGRVFLNQYASNKLVEAVENNGFEPVICSSDVDVRLAVEGMDLVHNPNIDTLALVTRDADFKPLLNKANEHGKETIIFGVEPGFSTALRNSSDYVVILNTGEVSIPEEEMS; this comes from the coding sequence ATGCAGAATGTAAAAACCGGATTTAGTTCCATAGTCAAATACCTGAGTACTAAAAAGGAAGTGGGACGAAGGAGTATTGGACTTCTTGTAGATGGTCCCAATGTCCTGAGAAAGGAATTTGATGTAAATTTAGAAGAAATAAGGGATGTATTGAAAGAGTACGGTAATGTCAAGATAGGACGTGTTTTCCTGAATCAATATGCTTCTAATAAACTTGTAGAAGCCGTGGAAAACAATGGTTTTGAACCTGTTATTTGTTCAAGCGATGTGGATGTAAGGCTTGCTGTTGAGGGAATGGATCTTGTTCATAACCCCAATATTGATACTCTTGCACTTGTGACAAGGGATGCCGACTTTAAACCCTTGTTAAATAAAGCAAATGAACACGGCAAAGAAACTATAATCTTTGGTGTAGAACCTGGATTTTCAACTGCCCTTAGAAATTCTTCTGACTATGTTGTAATTTTGAATACAGGAGAGGTTTCGATACCTGAAGAAGAGATGTCTTGA
- a CDS encoding rhomboid family intramembrane serine protease: MDNQCWICGKKEPVMYNCRYCGKTFCSDHRLPERHGCEGLDDGTRFHSPQGAAGSGGSRDRSTSGSDKIVKDFLKEATKNAAKGAAGSAFNRTKRSFYASPSMAIIIICIFSFFLELLLGQPYYTLFQLEPGNILSRPWTLISHMFLHASLGHLFFNMLVLYFFGRILERRIGNSMFIYLYFISGVVAALGFIATTSTSYPMVGASGAIMGVFATLAVLEPNLPVYVFFFPMTIKSALILFVIVDLFFMYVNISGDMIAHAAHLSGVFVGIIVGRRLKKNLKVSRGSFYRRW, translated from the coding sequence TTGGATAATCAATGCTGGATATGCGGTAAGAAAGAGCCTGTGATGTATAACTGCCGCTATTGTGGCAAAACCTTCTGTTCTGACCACCGCCTTCCTGAAAGACACGGATGTGAAGGATTGGACGATGGAACACGTTTCCACTCTCCACAAGGTGCAGCAGGAAGTGGTGGTAGTAGAGACCGCAGTACTTCCGGTTCAGATAAAATTGTGAAGGATTTTTTAAAAGAAGCCACCAAAAATGCTGCAAAGGGTGCGGCTGGGAGTGCATTTAACAGGACTAAACGCTCCTTTTATGCTAGCCCTTCGATGGCCATAATAATTATATGTATATTTTCCTTTTTCCTGGAGCTCCTGCTGGGCCAGCCTTATTACACTTTATTCCAGCTTGAACCGGGTAATATCCTATCACGGCCCTGGACTTTGATTTCTCATATGTTTCTCCATGCAAGTCTTGGTCACCTGTTCTTCAACATGCTTGTTCTCTATTTCTTTGGCAGGATACTGGAGAGGCGCATTGGCAATTCAATGTTTATCTACCTGTATTTCATTTCCGGGGTAGTTGCAGCTTTGGGTTTCATTGCAACGACCTCTACTAGTTACCCCATGGTCGGAGCCAGTGGGGCAATAATGGGTGTTTTTGCAACTCTTGCAGTTCTTGAACCAAATTTGCCAGTGTATGTTTTTTTCTTCCCGATGACTATCAAATCTGCCCTAATACTTTTTGTGATTGTGGACTTATTTTTCATGTACGTGAATATTTCCGGGGATATGATAGCTCATGCAGCCCACTTGAGCGGAGTTTTTGTCGGTATCATTGTGGGGCGCAGACTTAAGAAGAACCTAAAAGTTTCCCGGGGTTCTTTTTACAGGCGGTGGTGA
- the cdhA gene encoding CO dehydrogenase/acetyl-CoA synthase complex subunit alpha, which translates to MSELKTGTFSISDLENVQINIGSIVGAIEKTAAEEGEVGPTVKPNISGLRDWDYKLFERYNAVYTPMCDQCCYCTFGTCDLTGNKEGACGINMEGHNAREFMLRVITGASAHSGHGRHLLHHLIDKYGADYPLKVGQTNIIAPNVQMVTGKKPETLGDLEDALSYVEEQLVQLLACVHMGQEGEAIDFESKAMHGGMLDHVGMEVSDIAQVSCLEMPKADEESPLSEIGMGTIDSEKPVLLVIGHNVAGVTDIIDYMEDNDLTENMELCGLCCTALDMTRYRTEGGDVPKAKVVGTLAKELKMIRSGVPDVIVVDEQCVRADVLREARELMMPVITTNDKIMYGLPDRSEDDVEDIIDDLKSGRDDGALILDFEKLGEVAPRLAQEMSKIRKEKGVVSLPTEEEFNELTSRCVHCLACELECPTNLPISDAMNAAEEGDLRPFEILHDKCVACGRCEQACPKDIPVLNVIEKASQRVIREEKGKVRVGRGQISDPEIREEGVNLVMGTTPGIIAMVGCSNYPDGTKDLYRIADEMLRRNYIVLMSGCSAMDLGMYQNEDGETLYEKYPARFQKGNLINVGSCVSNSHITAAAIKVAAIFAQRNITGNYEEIADYILNRVGAVGVAWGAYSQKASSIGTGCNRLGIPVVLGPHGSKYRRALIGKPYEEDKWKVLDARNGETMDIPAAPEFLLTTAETIEEMMPMLAKNCIRPSDNNMGRMIKLTHYIELSEKYLGIIPDDWYKFVRSETDLPLARREELLKKLEQELGWEIDWNKKKILSGPTSKLDVSAQPTNVKRLCKEA; encoded by the coding sequence ATGAGTGAACTAAAAACAGGGACTTTCTCTATCAGTGATCTGGAAAATGTCCAGATCAATATCGGCAGCATTGTAGGTGCTATCGAAAAAACCGCCGCTGAAGAAGGAGAAGTCGGACCCACTGTAAAACCCAATATCTCCGGCCTGAGGGATTGGGACTACAAACTTTTTGAAAGATATAATGCAGTCTACACACCAATGTGTGACCAGTGCTGCTACTGTACATTCGGTACCTGTGACCTTACCGGGAACAAGGAAGGTGCATGTGGTATCAATATGGAAGGCCATAACGCCAGGGAGTTCATGCTGCGTGTGATCACAGGAGCATCAGCCCACTCCGGTCATGGAAGACACCTGCTTCATCACCTGATAGACAAATACGGGGCAGATTACCCGCTTAAAGTTGGGCAAACAAATATAATTGCTCCCAATGTCCAGATGGTAACAGGTAAAAAACCTGAAACCCTCGGCGACCTTGAAGACGCCTTGAGTTATGTCGAGGAACAGCTCGTCCAGCTTCTTGCATGTGTCCATATGGGGCAGGAAGGAGAAGCAATCGACTTCGAATCCAAGGCAATGCATGGTGGTATGCTCGATCATGTGGGAATGGAAGTCTCCGATATCGCTCAGGTTTCCTGTCTGGAAATGCCAAAAGCGGATGAAGAATCACCATTGTCCGAAATTGGTATGGGAACCATCGACTCCGAAAAACCTGTCCTGCTTGTAATCGGCCATAACGTTGCCGGAGTAACCGACATTATTGACTATATGGAAGATAATGACCTGACCGAAAATATGGAACTTTGTGGTCTGTGTTGTACCGCCCTGGACATGACAAGATACAGAACCGAAGGAGGAGACGTTCCAAAGGCCAAGGTTGTCGGAACCCTTGCCAAGGAACTCAAGATGATACGCTCCGGTGTTCCTGATGTTATTGTTGTTGATGAGCAGTGTGTACGCGCCGACGTGCTAAGGGAAGCACGGGAACTGATGATGCCTGTCATCACAACCAATGACAAGATTATGTATGGACTGCCTGACAGGTCCGAAGATGATGTTGAAGATATCATAGATGATCTCAAATCCGGCAGGGATGACGGTGCCCTAATCCTTGACTTTGAAAAACTTGGTGAAGTTGCCCCCAGACTTGCACAGGAAATGTCAAAAATACGCAAGGAAAAAGGTGTTGTATCCCTACCTACTGAAGAAGAGTTCAACGAACTTACCTCCAGATGTGTACATTGTCTTGCATGTGAACTCGAATGCCCGACAAACCTGCCAATCAGCGATGCCATGAACGCCGCTGAAGAAGGTGATCTAAGACCTTTCGAAATACTTCATGATAAATGTGTAGCCTGTGGCAGATGTGAACAGGCGTGTCCAAAGGATATACCTGTACTCAATGTAATTGAAAAAGCATCCCAGAGAGTAATCCGCGAAGAAAAGGGCAAGGTTCGCGTAGGACGTGGCCAGATCAGTGACCCCGAAATCCGTGAGGAAGGTGTCAACCTTGTTATGGGTACCACACCAGGCATCATTGCAATGGTCGGATGTTCAAACTATCCAGATGGAACAAAAGACCTGTATAGGATAGCAGACGAGATGCTGCGCCGTAATTACATCGTCCTGATGTCCGGGTGTTCTGCAATGGATCTTGGTATGTACCAGAATGAAGACGGAGAAACACTTTACGAAAAATATCCGGCAAGGTTCCAGAAAGGAAACCTTATCAACGTGGGCTCATGTGTTTCCAACTCCCACATTACAGCTGCTGCCATAAAGGTTGCCGCGATATTTGCACAGCGTAATATCACGGGTAATTATGAAGAAATCGCCGATTATATTCTCAACCGTGTTGGGGCTGTTGGTGTTGCATGGGGTGCATATTCCCAGAAAGCATCTTCAATTGGAACCGGCTGTAACAGGTTGGGAATACCAGTTGTTCTCGGACCACACGGTTCAAAATACCGCAGGGCACTCATAGGCAAACCCTATGAGGAAGATAAATGGAAGGTTCTGGATGCAAGAAACGGGGAAACAATGGATATCCCGGCAGCTCCGGAGTTCTTGCTGACAACCGCAGAAACCATTGAGGAAATGATGCCTATGCTTGCAAAGAACTGTATCCGTCCAAGTGATAACAATATGGGCAGAATGATCAAACTTACGCATTACATCGAACTCAGCGAAAAATACCTCGGAATAATCCCTGATGACTGGTATAAGTTTGTCAGAAGTGAAACCGATCTGCCACTTGCAAGACGTGAAGAATTGCTGAAGAAACTTGAACAAGAGCTGGGATGGGAAATAGACTGGAACAAAAAGAAGATTTTGTCTGGACCCACCAGTAAATTGGATGTTTCGGCCCAACCCACCAACGTGAAAAGATTGTGCAAGGAGGCTTAA
- the cdhB gene encoding CO dehydrogenase/acetyl-CoA synthase complex subunit epsilon — MADVSKNLKVYTTYGPKTAKGTKPSIVAKMIEKAKRPLFVVGSEVLEEELLARAKAIAKKGIPVAATGHSIKGFIDEDGVDAKYINIHFLGTFLCDPKWAGLDDNGCYDLIILLGHKKYYINQVLSGLKNFSDLKTINIGRHYTQNATLSFGNITPEVHLEALDELIDNL, encoded by the coding sequence ATGGCTGATGTTTCAAAAAACCTGAAGGTCTATACAACATATGGGCCTAAAACTGCCAAGGGTACAAAACCCTCAATTGTAGCAAAGATGATCGAAAAAGCTAAAAGGCCTCTCTTTGTTGTTGGTTCTGAGGTTTTGGAAGAAGAACTCCTTGCCCGTGCAAAAGCAATAGCAAAGAAAGGTATACCTGTAGCTGCTACCGGGCATTCCATAAAGGGATTTATCGATGAAGACGGAGTGGATGCAAAATACATCAACATCCATTTCCTCGGTACTTTTCTTTGTGACCCAAAGTGGGCCGGATTGGATGATAACGGATGTTATGATCTGATAATCCTGCTTGGACATAAAAAATATTATATTAATCAGGTCCTTTCAGGGCTGAAGAATTTTTCAGACCTGAAAACAATTAACATAGGAAGACATTATACCCAGAATGCTACCCTGTCTTTTGGTAATATTACACCTGAAGTACATCTGGAAGCACTGGACGAACTTATTGATAACCTTTGA
- the cdhC gene encoding CO dehydrogenase/CO-methylating acetyl-CoA synthase complex subunit beta has product MAEDFPFEISPMFEGERIRKNDMYVELSGPKSIGFELVKAAEMDDVVDGKFNMIGPDVQDMEEGGRYPFAMIYKIAGELVEEDLESIVERRNHDFQNYIQGLMHLNQRYDVWVRLSKEAVEKGVTSFESIAQAIMMLFKNELPFIEKVEATYITDKDEIEKLMDEAKAKYKARDDRTRNLHDEDVDTFYGCTLCQSFAPSNVCVITPDRISLCGAINWFDGRAAAKVDPEGPQFAIPKGDVIDDESGEYTGVNETAKSLSSGEYDRIKLHSFFDYPHTSCGCFEVVGFYIPEVDGIGWVDRDFTGAAPNGLPFSTMAGQTGGGKQISGFLGIGINYFRSPKFIQSDGGWERVVWMPKHLKDRVADDIPDDIADKIATEEDVSDLETLRNFLKEKKHPIVNRWEKEEEEEAAEEEETPQQTAPAMQMPASMPMNMPAMPSSGSGGVKVILKNAKVSVDKIIIKNNE; this is encoded by the coding sequence ATGGCTGAAGATTTTCCTTTTGAAATTTCTCCAATGTTTGAAGGAGAAAGAATCAGAAAAAATGATATGTATGTGGAACTTTCAGGTCCCAAATCCATTGGTTTTGAACTTGTAAAGGCAGCTGAGATGGATGACGTGGTAGACGGCAAGTTTAACATGATCGGTCCGGACGTCCAAGATATGGAAGAGGGAGGAAGATACCCCTTTGCCATGATATACAAGATTGCCGGGGAACTCGTGGAAGAAGACCTTGAATCCATTGTGGAAAGAAGGAACCACGATTTCCAGAATTACATACAGGGGCTTATGCACCTGAACCAGCGTTATGATGTGTGGGTTCGTTTAAGCAAAGAGGCTGTGGAAAAAGGGGTCACCTCCTTTGAATCCATTGCACAGGCAATAATGATGCTTTTCAAGAACGAACTCCCTTTCATAGAGAAGGTGGAAGCAACCTATATCACGGACAAGGACGAGATTGAAAAACTCATGGACGAGGCAAAAGCCAAGTACAAGGCCAGGGATGACAGAACACGCAACCTCCATGATGAGGATGTCGATACTTTCTATGGATGTACCCTCTGTCAGTCCTTTGCACCATCCAATGTCTGTGTGATAACCCCGGACAGGATATCTCTATGTGGTGCTATCAACTGGTTTGACGGAAGAGCAGCTGCCAAAGTAGACCCCGAAGGACCACAGTTTGCGATACCAAAAGGTGATGTAATCGATGACGAGTCGGGTGAATATACCGGTGTTAACGAGACTGCAAAATCCCTTTCAAGCGGGGAATATGACCGGATAAAACTACACTCATTCTTTGACTATCCACATACATCCTGTGGATGTTTCGAAGTTGTAGGGTTCTATATACCCGAGGTTGACGGTATCGGATGGGTAGACAGGGACTTCACAGGAGCCGCACCAAACGGACTCCCATTCTCCACAATGGCCGGCCAGACAGGAGGAGGTAAACAGATAAGCGGATTTTTGGGAATTGGTATAAATTATTTCCGTTCTCCCAAGTTCATCCAATCTGACGGCGGATGGGAACGCGTGGTCTGGATGCCCAAACATCTCAAGGACCGTGTAGCTGATGATATCCCGGATGATATAGCAGACAAGATCGCAACTGAAGAGGATGTATCGGATCTGGAAACCCTCAGGAACTTCCTGAAGGAAAAGAAACATCCAATTGTCAATAGATGGGAAAAGGAAGAAGAGGAAGAGGCTGCAGAGGAAGAGGAGACTCCACAACAAACCGCTCCCGCCATGCAGATGCCTGCCTCCATGCCAATGAATATGCCAGCCATGCCAAGTTCTGGAAGTGGCGGTGTAAAGGTTATTCTCAAAAATGCAAAGGTATCTGTTGATAAGATAATCATTAAGAACAACGAGTAA
- a CDS encoding ATP-binding protein: MTKIIAITGKGGTGKTAITTLLMRQLTKSEKVILAIDADPDTNLPETLGCEADRTIGDIKEYMMNERDNMPPDINKESIFESKIYETLNELPDYDLLVMGRPEGSGCYCYVNNLLRGIMDRLTENYDVVIMDMEAGLEHFSRKTIRNIDDLLVVTDGSRRGMRTAERISELVHELETDVRNIHVVANKVTEDNKEQIQKTANELGLKLIGLVPTDEKIAERDLAGEALYDLPEDSKAVIEVERIAAKLGLQ, from the coding sequence GTGACAAAAATCATTGCGATTACAGGTAAAGGCGGCACCGGGAAGACAGCTATAACGACTCTTCTCATGCGCCAACTGACAAAAAGTGAGAAGGTTATCCTGGCAATCGATGCTGATCCGGATACCAACCTCCCGGAAACCCTGGGATGTGAAGCAGACCGTACCATCGGTGACATCAAGGAATACATGATGAATGAACGGGACAACATGCCACCCGATATCAACAAGGAATCGATATTCGAATCCAAGATATACGAGACACTCAATGAGTTACCTGACTATGACCTGCTGGTTATGGGAAGACCCGAAGGATCAGGTTGTTACTGCTATGTTAACAATCTGCTGCGTGGAATCATGGACCGCCTGACCGAAAACTATGACGTAGTTATCATGGACATGGAAGCAGGTCTTGAACATTTCAGCAGGAAGACCATCAGGAATATCGATGATCTTCTTGTGGTTACCGATGGTTCCCGAAGAGGAATGAGGACTGCCGAAAGAATCAGTGAACTTGTCCATGAGCTGGAAACAGATGTGCGTAATATCCATGTGGTCGCAAACAAAGTCACAGAAGACAATAAAGAACAGATCCAGAAAACTGCGAATGAACTTGGCCTGAAATTAATAGGCCTTGTTCCAACGGATGAAAAGATCGCAGAGAGAGATCTCGCAGGGGAAGCTCTCTATGATCTTCCAGAAGATTCAAAAGCCGTTATCGAAGTTGAAAGAATCGCAGCAAAACTTGGATTGCAATAA
- the cdhD gene encoding CO dehydrogenase/acetyl-CoA synthase subunit delta, whose product MSDKLKLSELNSILKDLDVESLEGVTIEGDIELDIQGGGGMNPAMAYALGHEAAQISLHVANIARMLGYPVDQLFAQCLGTGGETAALQTEPTIEELLQAKFDVARSSEWNTPIGEVTLGATSADGGSRDHTITLGGEKAMPFYFDAEMPNRNYVTMDVFDMPISMAKSVKSNYEDVMGDPAEWAKKVVNEYNADMVTIHLISTDPLINDTSPKEAAKVVEDVLQAVDVPIVIGGSGNPQKDPEVLEKAAEVAQGERALLASASLNLDYERVAKAATDNGHAVLSWTQLEINAQKELNRKLMKQCNVPRDSIVMDPTTAALGYGLDYAYSNMERIRLSALMGDDELNFPMSSGTTNAWGARESWMKESPLKEDSDWGPREYRGPIWEIVTGLSLALAGNDMFMMMHPTSVQVLKEITQTLYGNIEAKTPDITNWITAEV is encoded by the coding sequence ATGTCAGATAAACTCAAACTTTCAGAACTTAACAGTATCTTAAAAGACCTCGATGTGGAATCCCTGGAAGGGGTTACTATCGAAGGTGACATAGAACTTGATATACAGGGAGGTGGGGGAATGAACCCGGCGATGGCTTATGCCCTTGGCCATGAAGCCGCCCAGATCTCCCTTCATGTGGCAAACATCGCCAGAATGCTGGGCTATCCTGTAGACCAGCTCTTTGCACAGTGTCTTGGAACCGGAGGAGAAACTGCGGCATTACAGACAGAACCTACAATAGAGGAACTGTTGCAGGCTAAATTCGATGTTGCCAGAAGTAGCGAATGGAACACACCTATCGGGGAAGTAACCCTTGGTGCAACTTCCGCAGATGGAGGAAGCCGAGACCACACCATAACCCTGGGTGGTGAAAAGGCAATGCCATTCTATTTCGATGCAGAAATGCCCAACCGTAATTATGTCACAATGGATGTTTTTGACATGCCTATCTCAATGGCAAAATCTGTCAAATCCAATTATGAAGACGTTATGGGAGACCCGGCAGAATGGGCAAAAAAGGTTGTCAATGAGTATAATGCAGATATGGTTACAATTCACCTGATTTCTACAGACCCTCTTATCAATGATACTTCCCCAAAGGAGGCTGCAAAGGTAGTAGAGGATGTATTACAGGCAGTTGATGTGCCTATCGTAATCGGTGGTTCAGGAAATCCACAGAAAGATCCTGAAGTACTTGAAAAAGCCGCAGAGGTTGCCCAAGGAGAACGTGCCCTGCTTGCATCCGCAAGTCTTAACCTGGATTATGAAAGAGTGGCAAAGGCGGCAACAGATAACGGTCATGCAGTCCTCTCCTGGACCCAGCTTGAGATCAATGCACAGAAGGAACTCAACCGTAAGCTCATGAAGCAGTGTAATGTCCCACGTGACAGCATTGTGATGGATCCGACAACAGCAGCCCTGGGATACGGTCTTGACTATGCTTACAGTAACATGGAAAGGATTAGATTGTCCGCCCTTATGGGTGACGATGAACTAAACTTCCCGATGTCCTCCGGTACCACCAATGCCTGGGGTGCACGTGAATCCTGGATGAAAGAATCACCCCTTAAGGAAGATTCTGACTGGGGACCCAGAGAATATAGGGGACCCATTTGGGAGATTGTTACTGGACTTTCCCTTGCCCTTGCAGGCAATGACATGTTCATGATGATGCACCCAACATCCGTACAGGTGCTCAAAGAGATTACACAAACTCTCTATGGCAATATTGAAGCAAAGACTCCCGACATCACCAACTGGATCACTGCGGAGGTATAA